A stretch of the uncultured Fusobacterium sp. genome encodes the following:
- a CDS encoding AtpZ/AtpI family protein gives MKWITKDLIRYLALLGHLGFVIMGNILVCIFIYKLIEKYFFKSTMLFIFLLLLGVASGFYNVYKLIMKK, from the coding sequence ATGAAATGGATAACGAAAGATTTGATTAGATATCTTGCATTATTAGGACATTTGGGCTTTGTAATAATGGGAAATATACTTGTATGCATATTTATCTATAAATTAATAGAAAAATATTTTTTTAAAAGTACCATGCTTTTTATTTTTCTGTTGTTATTGGGAGTAGCTAGTGGATTTTATAATGTATATAAGTTAATAATGAAAAAATAA